A window from Borrelia hispanica CRI encodes these proteins:
- a CDS encoding NCS2 family permease, with product MSEHNETLISQIKNNSIDYQTEIIAGITTFLSMAYIIVVNPYILSHAGMPIGALVTATCLTAGFATIFMGFYTNTPLALASGMGINAFFAFSVVKGMNIPWEIALGAVFIEGIIFIVLSLSGMREEIVNAIPGNLRCAITVGIGLFIAFIGFVNSEIIVKNESTLVGLGHIMNFKVLLTLLGIIAIFVFELKMVKGSILLSICMTTAIAWCYALFDRNAALNMGIKLPDGFLRYESVAPIFNKLSFAYVLGKNFWNFVFIIFILLFNDLFDTVGTLVGVASKGNLIDSRGKIRNANKILLVDAIATTFGALLGVSPVTTYIESSTGIAEGGKTGFASVVTGTLFILSIFFAPLFVAVPTSATSAALIYVGFFMCKEIRDIDFTNIREAIPSFLILFLIPLTYSIAVGIGIGIIFYVIISVLYGLITKEGIKISPVIFLLFFIFVLKLIFSH from the coding sequence TTGAGTGAACATAATGAAACATTAATATCGCAGATTAAAAATAATAGTATTGATTATCAAACAGAAATTATAGCTGGAATTACAACGTTTTTAAGTATGGCATATATAATAGTTGTTAATCCTTATATACTCTCGCATGCGGGGATGCCTATAGGAGCATTGGTAACGGCTACATGTTTAACGGCTGGATTTGCTACCATTTTTATGGGATTTTATACAAATACTCCTTTAGCATTGGCATCGGGGATGGGTATTAATGCATTTTTTGCGTTTTCTGTTGTAAAAGGAATGAATATACCTTGGGAAATAGCTTTGGGAGCAGTTTTTATTGAGGGTATTATTTTCATTGTTTTATCTCTGTCAGGGATGCGTGAAGAGATTGTAAATGCTATACCAGGGAATTTAAGGTGTGCGATTACTGTTGGTATAGGTTTGTTTATTGCATTTATTGGTTTCGTTAATAGTGAGATCATTGTTAAGAATGAGTCTACGTTGGTTGGACTTGGTCATATTATGAATTTTAAGGTTTTACTTACATTGTTAGGTATTATTGCTATATTTGTTTTTGAACTCAAAATGGTTAAAGGGAGCATATTATTATCAATTTGTATGACCACTGCCATAGCATGGTGTTATGCTCTTTTTGATAGGAATGCTGCTTTAAATATGGGTATTAAGTTGCCAGATGGTTTTTTAAGATATGAATCAGTTGCACCTATATTTAATAAATTGAGTTTTGCATATGTGTTGGGCAAAAATTTTTGGAATTTTGTTTTTATAATATTTATTTTATTATTTAATGATTTATTTGATACTGTTGGGACCTTGGTAGGAGTTGCATCAAAGGGTAATTTGATTGATAGTCGAGGAAAGATACGTAATGCTAATAAAATATTATTAGTTGATGCTATTGCTACAACTTTTGGAGCTTTGTTAGGAGTATCTCCTGTGACTACCTATATTGAAAGTTCAACAGGCATAGCAGAGGGAGGCAAAACAGGATTTGCGTCAGTTGTTACAGGTACTTTATTTATATTGTCGATATTTTTTGCACCTTTGTTTGTTGCTGTTCCTACTAGTGCTACATCAGCTGCTTTAATATATGTGGGATTTTTTATGTGCAAGGAAATAAGAGATATTGATTTTACAAATATTAGAGAAGCTATTCCAAGTTTTTTAATATTATTTTTAATTCCTCTAACTTATAGTATAGCTGTGGGTATAGGAATAGGGATAATTTTTTATGTGATTATAAGTGTGTTATATGGTTTGATCACCAAAGAAGGTATCAAAATTTCTCCTGTTATATTTTTGTTATTTTTTATTTTTGTTTTAAAGTTGATATTTTCTCATTAA
- a CDS encoding ImmA/IrrE family metallo-endopeptidase gives MKSNNFSSYIKTPYIYSDYIISKYAVLLIPVPIIKIAIGEGLKVFEITFEEKYKNFSGYIKPNKKAIYINETMNLTNKRFAIAQQLGHYLMHKYQVFNPSKRTDIINTKDNNMTIEANIFATNLLIPTTTLKLKVPQYKSIRYPQKIMAKEFQVSENIIHFKLSMLNEIHKIEKENKIQKKLKTKQIDRTKAKDLLLQNIDKLKKSIAIDLEKREITRKANIKKIFEELE, from the coding sequence ATGAAATCCAATAATTTTAGCTCATATATTAAAACACCTTATATTTATTCTGATTATATAATCTCAAAATATGCTGTATTGCTTATCCCCGTCCCTATCATCAAAATTGCAATAGGAGAAGGACTTAAGGTATTTGAAATTACATTTGAAGAAAAATATAAAAATTTTTCTGGATATATTAAGCCAAATAAAAAAGCTATATATATAAATGAAACAATGAACTTAACAAATAAAAGATTTGCAATAGCACAGCAACTGGGCCACTATTTAATGCATAAATACCAAGTTTTCAATCCATCAAAAAGAACAGATATAATCAATACTAAAGATAATAATATGACAATAGAAGCTAACATATTTGCAACAAATTTATTAATTCCAACTACCACCCTAAAACTAAAAGTACCACAATATAAATCAATAAGATATCCACAAAAAATAATGGCAAAAGAATTTCAAGTATCCGAAAATATCATACACTTTAAATTAAGCATGCTCAATGAAATCCATAAAATTGAAAAAGAAAACAAAATACAAAAAAAATTAAAAACCAAACAAATAGATAGAACAAAAGCTAAAGATTTGTTACTACAAAACATAGACAAATTAAAAAAATCAATAGCAATAGACCTAGAAAAAAGAGAAATCACAAGAAAAGCAAACATAAAAAAAATCTTTGAAGAATTAGAATAA